One Prolixibacteraceae bacterium DNA segment encodes these proteins:
- the yfcE gene encoding phosphodiesterase produces MKMYLFSDIHGDIEALQKIDQMLERENESFQVVLCGDLMYHGPRNPLPKKYDPAGVAEILNKYAPVIHACRGNCDSEVDQMLLRFPILEDYCEFEWHNTRCIATHGHLEDIDTSNHRWVFSGHTHVPLCQIKEGTFCVNPGSISMPKGKYGVGTYAVIRDFKVELKTLDHELLEVYEWNIIN; encoded by the coding sequence ATGAAGATGTATCTCTTCTCGGATATTCATGGGGATATCGAGGCTCTACAGAAGATTGATCAGATGTTGGAACGAGAAAACGAGTCATTTCAAGTCGTTCTTTGTGGAGACTTGATGTATCATGGCCCTCGTAATCCATTGCCAAAGAAATATGATCCTGCAGGGGTTGCAGAGATTCTAAATAAATATGCACCCGTGATCCATGCTTGTCGTGGTAACTGCGATAGCGAAGTAGACCAGATGTTGCTACGATTTCCAATACTAGAGGATTATTGTGAATTCGAATGGCATAATACACGTTGTATCGCGACACACGGTCACCTAGAAGATATCGATACCTCAAATCATCGATGGGTCTTTAGTGGACACACCCATGTGCCTCTATGTCAAATCAAAGAGGGGACATTCTGTGTGAATCCTGGTTCTATCTCGATGCCAAAAGGAAAATATGGCGTAGGAACCTATGCTGTGATCCGAGATTTTAAGGTAGAGCTAAAGACCTTAGATCATGAACTGCTTGAGGTTTATGAGTGGAATATCATTAACTAA
- a CDS encoding SAM-dependent methyltransferase yields the protein MATLYMIPNTLGITPVGGVIPLEVQEIIKRVKVFIVEDVRTTRRFLKRVDKAIDIDTLTFYVLNKRTKTKEIEEMIKPLAKGEDVGVISEAGCPGVADPGASVVQLAHKKGYRVEPLVGPSSILLAMMASGMNGQSFAFNGYLPMKKPDRVKRIEQLERRSFQEHQSQVFIETPFRNDTMFEDMLSTCAPQTQICVACDITLESEFIKTASVESWRKNKPSLHKRPTIFIIHKF from the coding sequence ATGGCAACATTGTATATGATTCCTAATACATTAGGGATTACCCCTGTTGGCGGAGTAATTCCGTTGGAGGTGCAGGAGATCATCAAGAGAGTGAAAGTATTTATCGTGGAAGATGTTCGTACCACGAGACGATTTTTGAAGCGAGTAGACAAAGCGATAGATATCGATACTTTGACTTTCTATGTCTTGAATAAAAGAACCAAAACCAAGGAGATTGAAGAGATGATTAAGCCTCTTGCAAAAGGAGAGGATGTAGGAGTCATATCGGAAGCTGGATGCCCTGGTGTTGCCGATCCTGGAGCTTCTGTTGTTCAGTTGGCTCATAAAAAAGGATATCGTGTTGAACCATTAGTAGGTCCCTCTTCTATACTGTTGGCTATGATGGCCTCAGGAATGAATGGACAAAGTTTCGCTTTCAATGGTTATCTTCCAATGAAGAAGCCTGATAGAGTAAAGAGAATAGAGCAGTTAGAGCGTCGTTCTTTTCAAGAACACCAATCTCAAGTGTTTATCGAAACTCCTTTCCGTAACGATACCATGTTCGAGGATATGTTGTCTACTTGTGCTCCACAGACACAAATATGTGTAGCATGCGATATTACCCTAGAGAGTGAGTTCATCAAGACTGCTTCTGTGGAGAGCTGGAGAAAAAATAAACCCTCTCTACACAAACGTCCAACTATTTTTATCATCCATAAGTTTTAA
- a CDS encoding MFS transporter, with the protein MHNNIFNLYIVKAAKWFMLAMPVIMLFYESEHLDVQQVFILKALYSVMVVICEIPSGYLSDVWGRRNALILGTILGALGYGCYALFSGFWFFVVAEIFLGVGQSCISGSDSALLYDTLKDQGRTEDYLKLEGRITSWGNLLEAVAGILAGLLAIYSFRYPMIGQAFVALVGVPAALLLKEPESTSQNRKASFKDIVGVVKYSFTKDYALRNALLFSSLIGTATLTMAWMIQLFFKAQDIPVSQYGIWWTGLNLLVAWGSIRAFYIQKYFRSQTISILILVGIVLGYLFMGFIEGMVAFAFVVMFYLIRGVATPTLKNMVNEKTTSEVRATVLSIRNFLIRILFALLGPLLGGITDHYGLKYSLISMGIIIAILGVIVLSIESCRIKNSAP; encoded by the coding sequence ATGCATAATAATATCTTCAATCTATATATCGTGAAGGCAGCCAAATGGTTTATGTTGGCCATGCCTGTGATCATGCTCTTCTATGAGTCGGAACATCTAGATGTGCAGCAAGTCTTTATCCTCAAGGCGCTCTACTCGGTGATGGTGGTGATCTGTGAGATCCCCTCTGGATATCTCTCGGATGTGTGGGGGAGAAGGAATGCCTTGATCTTGGGTACGATACTCGGGGCTTTAGGCTATGGTTGTTATGCCCTCTTCTCTGGTTTTTGGTTCTTTGTGGTCGCAGAGATCTTTTTGGGCGTAGGGCAAAGCTGTATCTCTGGCTCCGATTCTGCCCTGTTGTACGACACGTTAAAAGATCAAGGACGAACAGAGGATTACCTCAAACTGGAAGGCCGTATCACCTCATGGGGAAATCTCTTAGAGGCCGTTGCTGGGATACTAGCAGGTCTATTGGCAATATACTCTTTTCGTTACCCGATGATAGGCCAAGCCTTTGTCGCACTTGTTGGTGTTCCTGCTGCACTTCTTTTGAAAGAGCCAGAGTCTACTAGCCAAAACAGAAAAGCCTCTTTTAAGGATATCGTAGGAGTGGTGAAATACTCCTTCACCAAAGATTATGCTTTGCGAAATGCCTTGCTCTTCTCCTCTCTCATTGGAACGGCTACCCTAACCATGGCATGGATGATACAGCTCTTTTTTAAGGCACAAGATATTCCTGTATCACAATATGGTATTTGGTGGACTGGATTGAACCTACTCGTTGCGTGGGGAAGTATTCGAGCTTTCTATATTCAAAAATATTTTCGATCACAAACCATCTCTATCCTTATCTTGGTCGGTATCGTGCTTGGGTATCTCTTTATGGGTTTTATTGAGGGGATGGTTGCTTTTGCATTTGTTGTGATGTTCTATCTTATTAGAGGAGTAGCAACCCCGACATTGAAGAATATGGTCAATGAGAAGACCACCTCGGAGGTTCGTGCTACTGTCCTTTCTATACGTAACTTCCTGATACGAATCCTCTTTGCGCTATTGGGACCTCTATTAGGAGGGATTACAGACCACTACGGTTTGAAATACTCTTTGATTAGTATGGGGATTATTATAGCCATATTAGGAGTGATTGTCTTGTCGATAGAGTCGTGTCGTATCAAAAATAGTGCCCCGTAG
- a CDS encoding permease, which yields MMSYITKFISEFLRLFNEMSLYLMIGFFFAGLLHNFLKKESVVKYLGKNSKKSVINAALLGVPLPLCSCGVIPTGLSLYKQGASKGATNSFLISTPQTGIDSFLATFSLMGFPFAIFRAIAAFVTGIFGGAVTEIVDKEKNEGHTQVEEEETPKSLKEKVVGTFRFGFIEFLADISKWLIIGLILAALISTILPDNFFGELSFSPLANMLIVLLASIPLYVCATGSVPIAAVLIMKGLTPGAAFVFLMAGPATNIATMVVLSKTIGKKATVVYLLSITLGAILFGLTIDYLLPAQWFTFAMTHVGHHHETGSIVKILFSVVFAALLLRVYLMKAIHYFKQRAKANQSYNNSCEYTISGMGCNKCKTKVETNLQEIEGVGLVEVDLKTGKTVVKGTNLSTEKIEQKIADLGYKFK from the coding sequence ATGATGTCCTATATAACCAAGTTCATTAGCGAGTTTTTGCGTCTCTTTAATGAGATGTCCTTATACCTAATGATTGGCTTCTTCTTTGCAGGTTTGCTTCACAACTTCTTAAAGAAAGAGAGTGTGGTGAAATATTTAGGAAAGAACTCTAAAAAGTCGGTAATCAATGCCGCTCTTCTAGGGGTACCGCTCCCGCTCTGTTCCTGTGGTGTGATTCCGACAGGACTCTCTCTATATAAACAGGGTGCCAGCAAAGGAGCGACCAACTCTTTTCTTATCTCTACCCCACAGACAGGAATCGATTCATTCTTAGCAACCTTCTCTCTGATGGGTTTTCCTTTTGCCATCTTTAGAGCCATCGCGGCTTTTGTAACAGGGATCTTCGGAGGGGCTGTTACCGAGATTGTAGACAAAGAGAAGAATGAAGGCCATACCCAGGTTGAAGAGGAAGAGACACCAAAGAGTTTGAAAGAGAAAGTGGTCGGCACTTTTCGTTTCGGGTTTATCGAATTCCTAGCAGACATTTCTAAATGGTTGATTATCGGACTTATTCTGGCTGCTCTTATCAGTACGATTCTTCCGGATAACTTCTTCGGAGAGCTATCCTTCTCGCCTCTTGCCAACATGTTGATCGTACTGCTTGCATCCATACCTCTCTATGTTTGTGCTACAGGATCGGTACCTATTGCTGCGGTTTTGATTATGAAAGGACTGACTCCTGGAGCTGCTTTTGTCTTTTTAATGGCAGGCCCAGCAACCAATATCGCTACAATGGTAGTACTTTCAAAAACCATCGGAAAGAAAGCGACCGTTGTATACCTGCTATCTATTACGCTTGGTGCGATACTCTTTGGCCTTACCATCGATTATCTTTTGCCAGCACAATGGTTTACATTTGCGATGACACATGTAGGACACCATCATGAGACTGGATCTATAGTGAAAATCCTCTTCTCAGTTGTCTTTGCAGCACTGCTTCTTCGTGTCTATCTAATGAAAGCAATTCACTATTTTAAGCAGAGAGCCAAAGCAAACCAAAGTTACAACAACAGTTGTGAATATACCATCTCTGGTATGGGTTGTAATAAGTGTAAAACAAAAGTAGAGACGAACCTTCAAGAGATCGAAGGCGTAGGTTTGGTGGAAGTAGATTTGAAGACAGGAAAAACGGTGGTCAAAGGAACAAATTTGTCCACAGAAAAGATAGAACAGAAGATCGCGGATTTGGGATATAAATTTAAATAG
- a CDS encoding pyridoxamine 5'-phosphate oxidase family protein codes for MIIIPEIIKEEWLNKQAAIVLTTISKTGIPNSIYATQVALFGENKVLIANNKFQKTLENINSCSEATLLFITKNNKSYQLKGTISYKTEGAEFDDMKGWNRSDLPGFGVAVIEVKEIYSGAKKIA; via the coding sequence ATGATCATAATTCCAGAAATTATAAAAGAGGAGTGGTTAAATAAGCAAGCCGCTATTGTTTTGACTACCATTTCAAAAACAGGAATTCCCAATTCAATATATGCAACCCAAGTCGCTTTATTTGGAGAGAATAAAGTGTTGATTGCCAACAATAAATTTCAAAAGACCCTCGAAAACATCAATTCATGTAGTGAAGCTACTTTGCTCTTTATAACCAAGAACAATAAATCGTATCAACTAAAAGGTACTATATCATACAAAACAGAAGGGGCGGAGTTTGACGACATGAAAGGATGGAACAGATCTGACTTACCAGGCTTTGGTGTTGCAGTTATTGAAGTAAAAGAGATCTATTCTGGAGCGAAGAAAATTGCTTAA
- a CDS encoding DUF1847 domain-containing protein: MTELYTDQHKAMMQSNIDCAKLRTNRIEEIKNFAQQMKFERIGIAHCITFTKEAKVICDYLSQFFEVFIVDCKYGNLCKSNILGGDSRRLLCNPLGQAVFLNHLHTELNISMGLCVGHDMIFSKHSDAFVTNLLDKDFTNKHNPMQVINELK, from the coding sequence ATGACTGAATTATACACCGATCAACATAAAGCTATGATGCAATCTAATATTGATTGCGCTAAGCTACGAACCAATCGTATCGAAGAGATAAAAAACTTTGCACAACAGATGAAGTTTGAGCGTATTGGAATTGCGCATTGTATCACTTTTACCAAAGAAGCAAAAGTAATATGTGATTATCTATCTCAATTCTTTGAGGTGTTTATTGTCGATTGCAAATATGGAAACTTATGCAAAAGCAATATTCTAGGAGGAGACAGTCGACGTTTATTGTGTAACCCCTTAGGACAAGCTGTTTTTTTGAATCATCTTCACACAGAACTGAATATCTCGATGGGGTTGTGTGTGGGACACGATATGATCTTTAGTAAACATTCCGATGCCTTCGTTACGAACCTTTTGGATAAGGATTTTACCAATAAGCACAACCCAATGCAAGTAATCAATGAACTTAAATAA
- a CDS encoding DUF5320 domain-containing protein — protein sequence MPGLNGKGPKGQGLQTGRGLGRCNANNLNPDTQEATQGSRRGGRRRCRNVEDGNSDNRGQGRRMGFGRNKS from the coding sequence ATGCCAGGTTTAAACGGTAAAGGTCCTAAAGGACAAGGTCTACAAACAGGAAGAGGATTAGGTCGATGCAATGCAAACAACCTGAATCCAGATACTCAAGAAGCCACACAGGGCTCTCGTAGAGGAGGTAGAAGAAGATGCAGAAATGTCGAAGATGGAAATTCTGATAATAGAGGACAAGGCAGAAGAATGGGGTTCGGACGAAATAAATCTTAG
- a CDS encoding TolC family protein, producing the protein MKYIVIIWLSTLPFLSIGQKSWDLKRCITYGLKHNANIQIASLEMRKREADYKMSREARLPDLYGYADMRSDYGRSIDGKTNQLSNTHNYSSNGSISTSIVLFEGFSRTNEIAYNRYNVLQGYDEKRHIENQTVSTIIKAYYQVLMASQMKVMAQKQKGISSKLHADMQQFVKVGRESKVKEQKLYAQYLSDQSKYVKAATQEQIARNQLHQILSLDQSITVDDETSKNRLFTLDSIVSPSSNLADLSSCMHQIEMDKKYLKMVKGKKFPTLTFGAYYATNYYYSNKEGVKNDPFIEQINNNQSQQLYLKLSIPIYDKGRRRRNVKRAKIQLSMDQTLYKEKERVTRQIINDTWEQLKSDRERYNAAQALYKHSILELERVQKEMKVGMVNPQDVALVKQQFAESWVDMMQAKYQVDIQQILLKYYQTGDWSFIIK; encoded by the coding sequence ATGAAATATATCGTAATCATATGGCTGTCCACCCTACCCTTTCTCTCCATTGGTCAGAAGTCATGGGATCTCAAAAGATGTATCACCTATGGGTTAAAACATAATGCCAATATACAGATTGCTTCGCTCGAGATGAGAAAGAGAGAGGCTGATTATAAGATGAGTAGAGAGGCTCGACTTCCAGACCTATATGGGTATGCAGATATGCGTTCTGACTATGGGCGTAGTATTGATGGGAAGACCAATCAACTGAGTAATACGCACAACTATAGTAGCAACGGAAGTATCTCCACGAGCATCGTGTTGTTTGAGGGGTTTAGCAGAACCAATGAGATCGCCTACAACCGATACAATGTGTTGCAAGGATATGATGAGAAACGACATATTGAGAATCAGACAGTTTCCACCATCATCAAAGCATACTACCAAGTGTTGATGGCATCGCAGATGAAGGTAATGGCACAAAAACAGAAAGGGATTAGCAGCAAGTTACATGCAGATATGCAGCAATTTGTAAAGGTAGGAAGAGAGTCGAAAGTGAAAGAACAGAAGCTCTATGCCCAGTACCTGTCGGATCAAAGTAAATATGTAAAGGCAGCTACACAAGAACAGATTGCAAGGAACCAGCTACATCAGATACTCTCTTTAGATCAATCGATTACCGTAGATGATGAAACTTCTAAAAACAGACTATTCACATTAGATAGCATCGTCTCTCCCTCCTCTAACTTGGCAGACCTTAGTAGTTGTATGCACCAAATTGAGATGGATAAGAAGTATCTTAAGATGGTCAAAGGAAAGAAGTTTCCAACCCTTACTTTTGGCGCATATTATGCGACAAACTACTACTATTCAAACAAAGAAGGGGTAAAGAATGACCCCTTTATAGAACAGATAAATAACAATCAAAGTCAACAACTTTATTTAAAGCTATCGATCCCGATATACGACAAGGGTCGTCGCCGTAGGAATGTGAAGAGAGCGAAGATTCAGTTGTCGATGGATCAAACTTTATATAAAGAAAAAGAGCGTGTTACTCGCCAGATAATCAATGACACGTGGGAACAGCTAAAAAGCGATCGAGAGAGATACAATGCAGCACAAGCACTCTATAAGCATAGCATTTTGGAGCTAGAAAGAGTGCAGAAAGAGATGAAGGTTGGAATGGTCAACCCTCAAGATGTGGCACTGGTCAAGCAACAGTTTGCAGAAAGTTGGGTTGATATGATGCAAGCAAAATATCAAGTAGACATACAACAGATACTATTGAAATATTACCAAACAGGGGATTGGAGTTTTATCATCAAATAA
- a CDS encoding efflux RND transporter periplasmic adaptor subunit has protein sequence MDRTIEKRWKWKKRHIFIPLTIVLGVFTVYRVLWGSHLNVFKEKRDRVITSQVVQGSFNDYISVHAKVVPISTIILDARIGGRVESKYVEEGTMVEKGTVILKMSNPDLHQSILNSEAQLAEKSNFLRNTMVTMEQEKLNIKKTLLTLEFEIVNKQRQWEQNKYLFHDSLISRNQYLESKEAYDFAVRSFQLYKERQYQDSIYRTNQLVQMKHSLENMKENLKLVQQHKEALNVKAPISGQLTTLDIEVGQSVMKGTTLGQVDILSNFKLETLIDEHYIDKVQVGQQASLKRGEETFPLKVRKVYPEVKEGKFKTELVFTQEKPKRLRTGQSYYIDLQLGGVKKSLLIERGPFYLDSGGNWVYVLSEDGHSAVKREVKLGRQNPKYYEVVAGLKEGETIIISPYQKYGNSQLLKLIN, from the coding sequence ATGGATCGCACAATAGAAAAAAGATGGAAATGGAAGAAGCGTCATATATTTATTCCGCTGACCATCGTATTGGGAGTGTTCACCGTATATAGGGTACTTTGGGGATCACACCTGAATGTTTTCAAGGAGAAGAGAGATCGAGTAATCACTTCGCAAGTAGTACAAGGCAGCTTTAACGACTATATTTCGGTCCATGCCAAAGTAGTCCCTATATCAACCATTATACTGGATGCAAGGATCGGAGGAAGAGTAGAATCTAAGTATGTAGAAGAGGGGACGATGGTAGAGAAAGGAACGGTGATTCTCAAGATGAGCAATCCCGATCTACACCAGAGCATACTGAATAGCGAAGCCCAATTGGCAGAGAAGAGTAATTTCCTTCGCAATACGATGGTGACGATGGAACAGGAGAAATTGAATATCAAAAAAACACTTCTTACCTTAGAGTTTGAAATAGTCAACAAGCAACGCCAATGGGAACAAAATAAATATCTGTTTCATGATAGTTTGATCTCAAGAAATCAATATCTTGAATCAAAAGAGGCTTATGATTTTGCAGTCCGAAGCTTCCAACTCTATAAGGAGAGACAATATCAGGACTCCATCTATCGTACCAATCAATTAGTGCAGATGAAGCATAGTCTTGAAAATATGAAGGAGAATTTGAAGCTAGTGCAACAACACAAAGAGGCGCTGAATGTAAAAGCACCGATATCAGGACAGCTTACGACTTTGGATATAGAGGTGGGACAGTCTGTAATGAAAGGAACCACCTTGGGACAGGTGGATATTCTTAGTAACTTTAAGTTAGAAACATTGATTGATGAACACTATATCGACAAAGTGCAAGTGGGGCAACAAGCCTCTTTAAAACGTGGAGAAGAGACCTTTCCCCTGAAAGTAAGAAAAGTATACCCTGAAGTGAAGGAGGGAAAGTTCAAAACGGAGTTAGTCTTCACCCAAGAGAAGCCAAAGAGATTGAGAACAGGACAATCCTACTATATAGATTTGCAGTTGGGAGGTGTAAAAAAGTCGCTACTAATAGAAAGAGGTCCCTTCTACCTCGATTCTGGTGGCAACTGGGTATATGTTTTATCGGAGGATGGCCATAGCGCAGTGAAGAGAGAGGTGAAACTTGGAAGACAAAACCCCAAATACTATGAGGTAGTAGCAGGTCTAAAAGAGGGAGAGACCATTATCATATCTCCATACCAGAAGTATGGAAACAGTCAACTATTAAAACTAATAAATTAA
- a CDS encoding ABC transporter ATP-binding protein gives MIQMKSIHKIFRTEEIETVALNSIDFHVTQGEFVAIMGPSGCGKSTLMNILGLLDNPCDGSYLLKTEEVSKLNERERTKHRIGKIGFVFQNFNLIDDLTVEENVALPLEYLSCSRSERKRMVSELLSRMNIAHRAKHYPKQLSGGQQQRVAIARAVVASPNLILADEPTGNLDSKNGEEVMSLLTELHKEGTTVVMVTHNDRDASYADRVVHMFDGKVVVEKYKEV, from the coding sequence ATGATACAGATGAAATCAATCCACAAAATATTCCGTACTGAAGAGATCGAAACCGTAGCACTCAATAGTATTGACTTCCATGTTACACAAGGAGAATTTGTAGCCATCATGGGTCCTTCGGGGTGTGGAAAATCTACCCTGATGAATATATTAGGACTCCTAGATAACCCTTGCGATGGGAGCTACCTGCTTAAGACAGAAGAGGTGTCTAAGCTAAACGAAAGAGAACGCACCAAACATAGAATAGGAAAGATCGGTTTTGTGTTTCAGAACTTCAATCTCATTGATGATTTGACTGTGGAAGAGAATGTAGCACTTCCATTAGAGTATCTTTCCTGTTCGAGATCCGAACGCAAACGCATGGTCTCAGAACTCTTATCTCGCATGAATATTGCCCACCGTGCCAAACACTATCCCAAACAGTTATCAGGAGGACAACAACAGCGGGTTGCGATAGCCAGAGCTGTGGTCGCTTCCCCCAACCTTATCCTTGCCGATGAGCCGACAGGAAACCTCGACTCGAAGAATGGAGAAGAGGTGATGTCACTTCTTACAGAACTTCATAAGGAGGGAACCACGGTGGTGATGGTCACCCACAACGACAGAGATGCAAGCTATGCAGATCGCGTAGTACATATGTTTGATGGAAAAGTGGTGGTAGAGAAATACAAGGAGGTGTAA
- a CDS encoding ABC transporter permease, protein MTKNKIKHIIQDYQKESLTNSINLLGMAIGLAVVILIGWWTVMEFSFDRFHEDYKEIYLVKTEGVYNEKRDVDISVPPSFSTEVPGMYPNIKACATVFNDGDKILEIDNKQFYQNGIGMVSNNFFTFFHFPLLYGDPKTCLDDPNNIVIDEVLALKLFGTKNAVGKRIRFQGNTFHVSAVMKEMPVNSSIRLHLVGSTDYVYKLYPWARTTWSGFDRFYTFYKFTPNTNREELANSITQKIYEKEPDDKKYQVKASFQPIEEMHLYGPSEQYRQLFAIMGVAAIIFIISCLNFSNLFMFTALSQQKSIAIRRIHGASTFSIIKLLYQKSLFYVFISCVVGVFISIWMTTTFNELMSTNLYFDFANPILWGFLLIVIVVVSTLCILYPVWQILHGNEVDRLRGQSTTIGNKKVQKIFLVLQFTVSIALLSFVILVQKQFDYLDKRENGLKKENVLIFHAQGEISNKYELFSHLVNPKNSNTRICYSTASPASWNDGVMVSPLNKPEEEIHTEYVWTSKNYFDFFDIHVVGDCFKNTGTANELVVLNSTAVKRLHLVDPIGKKLKINDKTVIISGVTKGVHRDPYQTEDYPIVYRHIPEKNINTYDYIMVRTKDEKKASIQWVEKQWQEINPNIPFRYQFISEAFKSKYSHLNNLTKLINTLMVIALIISLIGMFAIANFTIQSRTKEFAIRRVNGASTEKIFVSQVIDFMIPIFGSYLLSIPLFLYFGELFLSLFAFKVSIGVANYLIPFIAVLIVSFIAVLFQCIKASRTNPIEVLRHE, encoded by the coding sequence ATGACAAAAAATAAGATAAAACATATCATACAAGACTATCAAAAAGAGTCGTTAACCAATAGCATAAATTTGCTAGGAATGGCTATAGGCTTGGCTGTGGTCATACTCATTGGCTGGTGGACCGTCATGGAGTTTAGTTTCGACCGTTTTCATGAGGACTATAAAGAGATCTACTTGGTTAAAACAGAAGGGGTGTATAACGAAAAGAGGGATGTAGACATCTCTGTACCTCCTAGTTTCTCCACAGAAGTCCCAGGAATGTATCCCAATATTAAAGCGTGTGCCACCGTCTTCAACGATGGAGACAAAATACTTGAAATAGACAACAAACAGTTCTATCAAAATGGTATTGGGATGGTCTCCAACAATTTCTTTACATTCTTTCATTTTCCACTACTATATGGAGATCCCAAAACATGTTTAGACGACCCTAATAATATTGTGATAGATGAAGTACTTGCATTAAAGCTCTTTGGCACGAAGAATGCGGTAGGAAAAAGAATTCGTTTTCAAGGCAATACTTTTCATGTCTCAGCAGTCATGAAGGAGATGCCTGTGAATTCAAGTATTCGTTTGCATTTGGTGGGGTCAACGGACTATGTATATAAACTATATCCATGGGCTCGAACCACTTGGTCTGGATTTGATAGGTTCTACACCTTCTATAAATTTACTCCAAACACCAACAGGGAAGAACTAGCAAATAGCATTACCCAAAAGATTTATGAGAAGGAGCCCGATGATAAGAAGTACCAAGTGAAAGCCTCGTTTCAACCCATAGAAGAGATGCATCTATATGGACCTTCAGAACAATATCGTCAACTGTTTGCAATCATGGGGGTTGCTGCGATCATCTTTATCATCTCATGCCTTAACTTTTCGAACCTCTTTATGTTTACTGCATTATCGCAACAAAAAAGCATTGCGATACGACGTATTCATGGCGCTTCGACATTCTCTATCATCAAGCTTCTCTATCAAAAATCACTCTTTTATGTGTTCATCTCTTGTGTGGTAGGGGTTTTTATCTCCATATGGATGACCACTACCTTTAATGAATTAATGAGCACAAACCTATATTTCGATTTTGCCAATCCAATACTCTGGGGCTTTCTTTTGATCGTGATCGTAGTTGTCAGCACGCTATGTATTCTATATCCAGTATGGCAAATATTACATGGAAATGAGGTGGATCGCCTCAGAGGACAATCTACAACCATTGGAAACAAAAAGGTACAGAAGATCTTTCTCGTTTTGCAATTTACGGTATCCATCGCGCTATTATCGTTTGTGATACTGGTTCAAAAGCAGTTTGACTATCTTGATAAGAGAGAGAATGGTCTAAAAAAAGAGAATGTATTGATATTTCATGCACAAGGAGAGATTTCGAATAAGTATGAACTATTCTCTCATTTGGTGAACCCGAAGAACAGCAATACTCGTATCTGTTATTCCACAGCATCTCCGGCATCGTGGAATGATGGAGTCATGGTCTCTCCTCTCAATAAACCAGAGGAAGAGATACATACAGAATATGTTTGGACCTCAAAGAACTATTTTGATTTCTTTGATATCCATGTAGTTGGCGATTGCTTTAAAAATACAGGAACGGCAAATGAGTTGGTGGTATTAAATAGTACAGCTGTGAAACGATTACACCTTGTCGATCCTATTGGAAAGAAATTGAAAATAAACGACAAAACCGTAATTATCTCAGGTGTAACAAAAGGAGTTCATCGAGATCCATACCAAACCGAAGATTATCCTATAGTCTACCGACACATTCCTGAAAAGAATATCAACACCTATGATTATATCATGGTGCGAACTAAAGATGAAAAAAAGGCAAGTATACAATGGGTAGAAAAACAGTGGCAAGAGATTAATCCAAATATCCCATTCCGATATCAATTTATATCAGAGGCCTTTAAATCCAAATATTCGCATCTAAATAATCTAACTAAATTGATCAATACACTGATGGTCATTGCCCTTATCATCTCCCTGATTGGAATGTTTGCTATTGCAAACTTTACCATTCAGAGTAGAACCAAAGAATTTGCGATACGTCGTGTCAATGGAGCCTCAACAGAAAAGATATTTGTATCGCAGGTGATCGACTTTATGATTCCTATATTTGGATCTTATCTGCTCTCGATCCCTCTATTTCTCTATTTTGGAGAGCTGTTTCTATCTCTATTTGCATTTAAAGTATCTATCGGAGTAGCAAACTATCTTATTCCTTTCATTGCAGTATTGATCGTTTCATTTATAGCTGTGTTGTTCCAATGTATCAAAGCATCGAGAACAAATCCTATCGAAGTACTTCGACATGAGTAA